GTTGGTACTTTGGATTTTCAATTACGTACGCTAGTAAGAGTTGACTCAGTTTGTTACTAGTACTACGCACGTACCAAGTTAAATCTAGGGTTTAGAGAGAACTCGAGGTCGAGGTTTCATGAAGAGGAAAGAGTACAAGGAAGATGGCCAACGGGAGGCGCAATAAACTACGATTGGAAGGAACTACTTGCAAGTAAAACTACCTAGTTAGTGAAATAATGACTTGAacgctagctagctagcttgccTAGATCATCACAAGTTGATCGACTTGATTAAGAATTttattagttttgtttttggtctgAATATTAGTTTTGTTGATATAGGTCAATTCATTAAGGTAGATTACAATGATCGGAATAACTAAACTCGTGCCAGATCGCTATTGCTAACGAAGAAAGATCGATCTATCAGAACCTAGAAACAGAGAAGGCCGGGCAACTTGTCTGACAACTTATGCGACTCCATCGTTCTGAAACTAGACAAGTAGATAACTCACATcgtattaatatataatatcatGTCCTGATTGACCTCATAATCAATTCCAAGTTATTAAGAATAATCACACTCCACACTATAAGGTAGAAAACTATATATTGATACAACTCATACAAGTATATGTCATCAACTTTGTTTTAGTTGGGTTTCGGTTGAGTCGGCCTAATCTCAATGCCATGGATAACAAGTCCAAACTTCCAAATCCCTGATTCAATCTCCTTGACACCCACCTCAACCAAGCAACAGTCATCATCACTTTGGCCACAATTAAACTCTCCTATCTTAATCTCCATCCAGCCATCGTTTCTTTCCATTGGAAAATGTTGCCGCTTTCCAAAACTATTATCCATTGATGATGCACCGGCAGCAGGCATTCTTGTGGATATCAACAACTCTGCATCCTCTTCGTCATGAGCTTCAATCAAAGTTCCTTCAGTTACGAAAAATTTAACTGAAAGCTTGACCGGAAAGGTTTCATAATAATTCTGTCCAGTTCCTGCGTAATTAGTGGCTTCGTCGGAGAACATGTAAACCAAGTGTCCAGCATAAGCTGTGTTTGGAGACAGGGATCGCATCTCCATTCTACCATAAATCTCAAGCCAACAGACAGAGCGTAGATAAGCCACCTCAGCAAATCTGCAAAATGCAAATTGCAGATGCATGATCcatgtattatatatatatatatatctgtgtgTGTATCAATGACAGATGCGCTAAAAGAGATTAGGATAGATATATAACCTGGAATGAGGCACAGAAATCCACTCCCAGTAAGCTGGGGTGTCTCCCCAGGCTATGAGTACACGTCTGGCTCCCAGCGTAAAACATTTCTTGCCACTCAATTTATCTATTGCAAAACTCTTGGATAGATACAAAGAGAAATTACAAACGTACATACATATTAACATATACCCTAGAAATCCTTCACAAGTTGACATTCAGCCATTAAAATTCATTTATAATTAAGATTGCAAAAATTGTTATCTAATGATCGAttccgatatatatatatatatatatatatatatatgttttgtatCAAAAGATCATTAACAAGGGAGAATGGAAATGATTACCAGATTACCATCGTCGAGGAAGATGGGAGAATCACAGAGACGAAAGTAGAGTTCCATCTTAGAGGTGAAGGTGACGGGAGAAACAGATCGGGAGATGATGTCACGGTGATCGGACGGTAAAAAACGCTCCCAAACAACTTGAGATTGAGCGGCGGATCCAAACGCAGAGGAGACGAGGGCTGATCGGCAAGCATCTTTTGGGGAGGTTAGAGAAAGAATACAGGCTATGCACTCTTCTGATAGTCTTTCTAATCCCACCATTTTTTATCAATCATCCAGAAACAAAAACTAACCGACCTACCTACTTTGGAAGAAACcctaacaaaatatatatcgTATGTATCGCAGTAACATTGTTTTTATACTGACTCACAATTCAACCACGACGCATCAAATTAAACTTCCTCTTTTGGAaaagaattcatcaagtagaTGGGTAATTTGGTCATCACAGAATATAGAGTACGACAAAGGGAGTGCACGAGAGTGCAAACTTTTTGATATGAGAATGAAAATTGCAAATGACAAATGGGGTGTCAATCAAcctaaataatttattttcaacTTTTATGTGTTCAAATGATTTCTTTTAGATTGGCGTACATACGAATTTTTAAGTTGTGagaacaaatgaaattacaccaATCAGGCAATTATGGAGATAGGTCCGCTAAGTTTATTGGTTATTATGTCCTTCAATTCTTGTAGTTGATATATTGTGAAGTGAGAAGCAACAAAAGTTAGTAACTAATTTTTAGCAACATGTACAATATTGACTCTTTATAAAGTTTAGACgaaaaagatagaaaaaaTAGAAGTGTGGCTTGTAAAATAGAGAGTGTAAATTTCACTCCCCAAAATGTGAAACACAACGTTTATCATAAATGAAAAGCATATGCATTTCTACCATCTGGTATGTACTAAGAGACTTATTATTGAGTTGATGACAGCTTTAGCAACGACGAGGTTTACTAactgatgatgttttacaacgACGAAGTTTTTCACTTCCATCTCGTTGCTCATTTTATGGAAGTTATGCGGAATTGGGtacacatcttcttttgcattgttaTGAAATTATGGCTTTATGAAAATGAGTTtgccttctattttctcattcattctcgccttggggtacccttgatgaagtgtttaatggtgttggtgtttcagcgttcccaaaacctaaacatcgactttggtttctagtctcctataatttaatttggtttatttggatcaCTAGGAATCTGGTGCGTTTCGAATGTAAGATTTGTTGGAAGCCCAACATTatcttttggaattgttcagagagtctgctctgcattcttttcatccttacaagaagtatcacgatatgtctattttctctattcttggtatctcacaactgtcTGCCAATGTTACCAGTTTCATCTCGTTCTTTAATTCAGGGTTTCTTGGCTGAGGGTTTACTATTTGTTGGAATTTATCAGACATAAGAAGTCAGATTCTTTTATCCCCTCAtttgttaaataaataataataataataataataataataaaagatGACAACTTTAGCAGCTTTCTAGCTATGTCCTACATATGTAGATTATGCCTAAGCTCAATGCCTTCCACAATGAGTCCGCCCTTAGCTAGGCACCCCACTCTCAGTTTCCCTCAGAAGAAACTCCACAGTAGCATCTTGGTTGAAAATTTCACCCAACTCCATCTccatccatccatctcctctgcttCGAGCTTCTGGAGGCAGCACTTCCTCTGGCTGGTCTGCTAGGACGGCTACAACTTCATTTTGATTATTGTTGACACGCACCGTTGTTATTCTTCTGGGATCTGATATACGTACAAGGTAAGCTACATATGTTGTTCGAGGGGACATAATTTTAGTGTCAATGTATCCCTTAATCTCAAGCCACCATACAAGTCTGAGCTCAGCCACATGGGAGAACCTGTCATTCACATATGCATAAATAATGCATCAAAAATTCAATTGAATGATTATAGTTAAGATTCACATCCTCTTCTGATAGGGGGCAAAATAAGCGTCTGACAAACAATCATTATACTAACCAAGAATGAAGTGTCCATACCAAAGAAGAAAAGGGAAAGATCAATCAATGGAGAAAGAGAATACCTATAATTCACAAATgcatcaaaattttaaaaggtTAGTTGATCATAACATCTTGTATGAATGATCATGGCATATGTAACTTGCAAATAAGGATCGCAGATTAGACATGAACTGAATGAGGGTCTAGGTACTTTAGTGTTCTCTAATTGGAGGGAGACATATACGGAAAATCATACTGTTGTAGTGTTGTAGCATGATGCTCGGCAGGGAGGTCTTAACAAACACTTCCTTTAATATACAAGAAAGGTTTGGTCTTTAGTTATACGCAAACACGTCCTTCGATCAATTCAAGGAGTCCATTTTCAAAAAGGCTAAGGGGGATCTGTAATTCTGTATGGCCATGGAGCCACGCTAGCTCCAAATTTGGCCGGGGCAACCCTTCAGAGTTCAGATTCACCTAGTATAATCCAGCACCCTCACAGTACTGTCACACATCGACCTACCACAGCTCCACAAGCTAGATAATATAGGtttgaaattcaaattcacCTAACAGACTATAATTTGCTTTCACGATTAATTGGTAAGCCCCAATAACTGAACTGAAACGATCAGGTCATCATGCAAGTAAATAGCAGAAACCAAATAGTTTTATGGCAGGCAAGGCAAGATCTAACAATATATACCACACACAAAATCACCGACCTGGATAGAGGTAGAGAATTCCATTCCCAGTAATCTGAATTTTCTGCCCATGTAAAATTCAACAGTCTGACTCCCAGCATCCAACATTTTTTACCACTCAATTTATCCAAAACGAAATTAAC
This is a stretch of genomic DNA from Argentina anserina chromosome 4, drPotAnse1.1, whole genome shotgun sequence. It encodes these proteins:
- the LOC126792945 gene encoding putative F-box protein PP2-B12, with translation MVGLERLSEECIACILSLTSPKDACRSALVSSAFGSAAQSQVVWERFLPSDHRDIISRSVSPVTFTSKMELYFRLCDSPIFLDDGNLSFAIDKLSGKKCFTLGARRVLIAWGDTPAYWEWISVPHSRFAEVAYLRSVCWLEIYGRMEMRSLSPNTAYAGHLVYMFSDEATNYAGTGQNYYETFPVKLSVKFFVTEGTLIEAHDEEDAELLISTRMPAAGASSMDNSFGKRQHFPMERNDGWMEIKIGEFNCGQSDDDCCLVEVGVKEIESGIWKFGLVIHGIEIRPTQPKPN